DNA from Xiphias gladius isolate SHS-SW01 ecotype Sanya breed wild chromosome 9, ASM1685928v1, whole genome shotgun sequence:
GTCCATGGGGCGTGTGGTGTGAGTTTGTCTGGGTTTTCTGCATCACTGTGCCCCTGGTCCTGACTGTGATGGAGGCCAGAATGTTGCACATCCTGCTGGCTGCCCTCCTCCCCAACTGGGCTGACCTGACCTGCGGGCTGACCATCCTGTGTGCTGTGATGATCAGCTCTGCCACACTGATCTTTGCAGCTGTTTTCGTCTGCCTCTCCTGCATCGTCAACATCTTGTGTTTCATCTTCTCCCTGGTCGCCGCTGTTGTCTTCCTGATTGATGCCGTAATgcaaaaaaagacttttccaAGCGGCTACCTATCCAGCCTGAGGGGAGTTCTCCGCACAACAGAGGCTTTTATCGCCTTTGTAAATGGTGAATGGGCCTTTCGTCCTTTTGGGATGATATGCTGCATCATCGTGTTTGCTGTTTGCCTCCTGGTCACTGTGGTCATCATAGCTCTCCATCTTCTCAAACTACTGCAGTGTCTCCTCACATTTGGGTTCAGTATGATGGAGTTTGTGTTCAACATCGCCGCAGTGCTGTTGTACCTGCTTGCTGTCATTCTTTGGCCTGTCTTCGGTTACAGACGCTACAATTACAATCCTTACATCTGTTTTCACAAGTGTTCCTATGCAGACGTTAACACTGTTACCATTGGAGCCGTTGTCAACCTTGTCCTTTACATTGTAGACCTGGTTTTATCCTTCAAATCTCGCTAGAAGTGTACACATGATCATGTATTTACACATTaagatgaaaacactgattCGCTTGCGTTGAATGGAAATTTTTAATGGGCAGCAGCTATGTATGTGTAATGTATGTTGTGTAATAAATGATGCAAAGTAATAATTAATTTACAGCCCAAAATCAAgtgaaatatttgttagttttttaatctttagaaaataacataaaatccTGCATTGTTGTATACAAGTGTTCAAATGAGAAGGTGACAATATGATATGATGTGTTATATTGTTAATTGCAACTAAGTTGTGTACTTAATTCTCACAAGTTATGAAAAGATAAATGTAAACTCATGAAACATGCCTTTTTATTCTTGGGTGAAATGacatctttaaaataaataaaagaaaagatctGATTTAACCAGATTGGACAATACAGCCCtatatttaataatttgattttttttattgtagacATATTATCCGTAGACATTTGACTGTTTCTACAGTTTTATTGCCTctctgcaaacaaaacaatagttCAGAGACAGTATAGAAAAATCTTAAAACTGTGGCAGTTGCTTGCCATGAAACTGAGATAGTGAATGTAAATGTCAGATCCAATACTTACAGCTGTTAAAGTAAAATTCTACTaactttataataataataatacagatgtatttacatgttgttttttaactatttttggaaaaaaatattttaagaaaatacaggcataaaaaaaacaatgcttcATAGTCCAAAAAAAACGGAGCTCCAGATGTGACAGGCAACAGCATGTGTGCGCCGCAGCACTTAGCTCCTTCAGGCCTCTTCTGGTTCCTCAAACTCCGCAGTCTCAAGTAGACCCTGAAAACAGAAGTAGTGGGAGTTGCAGAAGACAGGAGGCTTGTTGGGACATGAGCCCACCACTTCCGGTTTCAGCGAAGAGAAGGGGTTGGCTCCGCTTCCCTTCATGtccatctccagctccagcaggaTCTGCAGGGAGTAGGTCATCTCAGTCTCACTGTGGGTAGCGGACAAGGAGCATCAGTAGCTATGACACATATGCAATAATGGATGTCATTTTTAATGGATGCATTCACCCTTGATGAAACGTTAAAAGTGGAGGTACCACATTCATCAGACACTCAGTATATGTGCATACTTTCAAGCCCTTGTGTAACATACACTACAGTAATGCAAATAATATGTATCACTGTCAATGTGCCAATTTGCATGCCATTCACTGTTAATTCAAATGACGGGTCTGCAGGTTAAGAAGGCAGGGCAGTTTAAAAATGCAATCCATTACATATTATTGATATATTACATATTATGTGAATATCTGAGGTATTTCAAGTTACTTAAacttacaaattaaaaaaaaaaaaaaaagtatcattgTATTGTAATTTGTAATCTGCaacctgtttacattttttttcatatacatatacacacatacacatctacacacacacacacacacacacagatatatatacacacacacatatatacacacacagacatatacacacacacacagacatatacacacacacacacagacatatacatacacacacacacagacatatacatacacacacacacacacacatatacacacacacatatatacatacacacatatatatatatatatatatatatatatatatatatatatatatatatatatatgtgtgtgtgtgtgtgtgtgtgtgtgtgtgtgtgtgtgtgagagagagagttatgTAGTTCTGTTACAAGGAATTTAACTGTGTGACTACTAGTCTGTAACACTCACTTGAGAGCAGTGAAAAGGGAAGGAATCTCATAATCCCTGAGGAGCAGAAGTGTCGGAAGCCAACCCTGGTCCAGGTCCTGAGCTGCATCAAACCCTTGACATCAAAGATGACAATGAGTCAATGAAAGCTCAGTATGAATATAAATCCTACTGAGGCTTTTCAGTATATAAGTCGATAAATGCTTATGTTCTCAGTAAAATCAGCTTGGACTCAGTTTGTtgacacaaaaaatgttatatttcatggCATAACACTGAGTTTGATATTATATCTTTGCATAATGGGGAAAAGGTCCACACCAGGATGAAATCCAACCACCAGGTCTGGCTTGGctgcttcctctttctccaccagctcctcccAGAACTGGTGGTAGAGCCCCTTGTAGGCACTGATGTAGACCCTCTGCTTGGGACCAAATGCCCTGAGAGGAGGCCTCATGATGGGGCCGTCCACCACTTCTGGTCCCACCATGACAATCTCGATTCCCTGGTGTCCGGGGAACATGTTGTTCAGCTCATCGTAGTCTGTCAGTCTGGCTGCCAGTGTCTCACTGTGGCCTGCTCCCACCAAGTGAATGGTGAAGGGTTTGGAATAGGGGTTAAGGCCAAACAGCCTCATCCCCCAGGCAACGGTCAGCGGCCTGGAGAAGAACTCACTACAGACCCTCCACAGCGACTGCTTCAGGTCTTCGTCGTCAGGCCGAGGCCTGCCAGCATCGGTCCACAAGTCTTTCATGGTTGCTCCGTTTAAAATGGGATCGAGGCGAGCTGTGAGATCTCCCTGCATCGCAAGCCAGTCATCCCAAACTTTGACCTCTGACTGGGGCTTTGACCATTTTCCTGTGGCGAATGGAAGCTCTcctgatgatgaaaaaaaaaaaccatctaaAATGAGCTTAGTAGTTTAATAGAAGTACATGAGTTTTGGTAACTATCCTTTCTTACACATTCCTTCATTCCTCTCTTCAGAAGAATTCACCTGActttttctcactgtcttttactgtttgtgtggGCGTCTCACCTTTGAACACAAGCCACTCCACAACTCTGTCGATGGCAACTAGACGCAGCTGTGAGCAGAGCTTCTTGTGTTTGGGCCAGTCCTCCTTCTGACAATCCTTACAGCAGTAGTAAACATTTAGACATCTGtgcaaagagaggaaaaaaaggaagatctACCGTCGGTAGCATTCCTAACTTTTCTGAGGAAATATCTTGGAGGCATAGGCTTACTGGATGGAATatcattcatatatatatataggtatatatatattttttttcacctagCACAACGCTTCAGGCTCTTTGGGTTTGAAAGTTGATGTGGTCGCTTTTCGCAATGCGCACAGATTTCAAAAGATTCCTCCATCTTCTCAAACATCACTTTTTGAGACCGGAAGGCCATGGGTTTACCCTTGGTCTCCGGAACAACTCtagaagaagaaattaaaaacagaggAGAATAACATGCAGAGCTGACCGGTAACAGATTAGTAActtcaaaaacattaacaataataaacgtCCAAAGTATCCAACTTGTTAAAATATGTTTGGACTGTGTTCTCACCAATAGACTCTTGAGGCCTACAGTCTTCCATTTTTAGACTGGGACATTTGCTACAGTTGTGAGGAGGGGAGTGGAGGGGACGAAGGGGCAGATTTGTAGCGagtttacaaatgaaaaaaaaaaaaaaaaaatgctgcagaacAGCAACAGCAAGGAACAGTAGGGAGCAAACGAAAGAGGCCGTGGTTGGCATGCTGGTATCTCCAAATGCCATTCAAATGTCAGGCTGTCACTATGAAAGAGCACCGGGCGGCTCTGTTTGACTGTTACGGCGTCACAAGCgtgtacatgtaaatgtaaatgtagaaatGTCCTCCGACGTTAAAGCGCGGGGCAAAGGAGCTGCCAGCCGGGTGGGAAAAACCTGCTTACCTCTCAGTTTCCGTCATTTCGCGAGTGTCACACAGGCTCCCCTGTCCCTTCCTCCGCTGCTCCTCGGGTTATCTGAGCAGCCTgtccgggggggggggaggggggggcgcCGCGGCACGACCTCGCACCTGTGCTCTCCCTTCCAGAAAACTCTTGACAACTCCAGACCGTTCCTGCCTTCACAGGAGCTGGACCCACACGAGCCATTGCAAAAACTACATTCATACctatatatagacatatatctgtgaatgtgtattgtttttttttagggcaAGAAAACACCCATAAGCCCGTGCATTGTTGTAGGATactatttcttttaatttaaaaatatcggttcagttaatttaattttaaggaAACCCACCAGGACATAGCCCGCGACCGCTAATGTTCCCGAGCCCCGCTAATGCAACAACACCTATGTTTCCTgtgcggtttttttttttctaccacttTCATCCACTAGAGGTCGGTGTCGCACTGTAAAGGCTGTTTCACCAGAGCTCCCAAGAGAATTCCCCTGCGTATGAATGAAAACAAGGGACGGGGAtgtaatgtttatgtttagCACAGTAGTATCAGTGTCGTGATTGagcattattaattattttcacacattaatCCACCAAGAAacggggctttttttttctccacctttcTTCCTTGCTACAGATCACCCTTTGCAAAGCGGGATTCTTATACTGTACACGAACACCCCATTTCTACAACCCCCATTACATACCCCCTATATTCATttagaaatgatttttcaaGTGGGAAGATCATTGTGATAAGGCAATAATCTGCAGAAGTGACATGAGTAAATCActctaacatacagtattccCTAACTGTTCTCATTTGCTTTATTGTTTGACTACAGGTAAATTGTAGGAAAACTGAGCCATTTCTCTTTTTGGCTGGAAGCTGGAATCTAAGGACTTTAGCTACTCAGAGAGATGGCATGCAAACTTTTGCTTGAAATGTTTGCAGAAATTAGGTCTAAGAGTAATTTTTCTAGTCCTGAAGTGGCATTTTTATAGCTGTTACAGAGGCAAGAACCCTATGATTTATCCATGCCTTGTAATACAACGCTCTCCCATAAAAGAGGCCTGGAATTAGTGACGcatataatgttcagttttgttaagGTGGTGTCATATCAGACGATTACCTATCTCTTGGCAATATTTAATCCTGTAACTCATGCTGTGTTTTACAATATAATATGATATGTAATCCAAcctaaataaaactgaaaacagccgTCAAACAGATGCTGTTTGCCTTTTTGGCCTTTTTATTGttaagagacagaggaaaggtATAGTTGCCCATGCAGAGTCTCTACTCAGCAAGTAAAGGAGTATTATATTGTCTATTAGAGAAGACAATTCAATGATGATCAGACGACTGTTTGAAGCATCAACACATGTTGAACTGAGCCACGAATGAAGGCAGGTTAGGATAACGTTCACCATCATTACATCCACTGCTGACACACCACATACTCATAGCCCAGCAACAGCTACAAATGAGAAACAGAATCACAAAAacgaagaaagaaaataaacaatggtTTAGTTCAAGTTAGGTTCTGTGACAACACATCATTTCTTTAAGTGTAATTTTAGATCATGTGTTACATTAGTATGTAGCTATTGTGCAATTTTTCTTTATGGTGGCCTCTTAATTGTCTGGACCTGGCTCCTGAAAGTCTTCTCGTGGCAGCAGTCCCTGGAAACAGATGTAGTGAGAGTTGCAGTAGGCTGGGGTTTTGTTGGGGCAGGCCTGGACCTGCTCTGGTTTCTGTGAGGTGAATGGATTGGGTCCACTGTCCCTAATGTGCACCTCCAACTCCAGCAGGATCTGCAGTGAGTACTTGAGCTCCATCTCACTGTGGGGACAAAGAGACGGTGAAggaatcaattaatcaagtaaGTTTAGTTTCATGCTCCTCATGAGAGATGAGTGAGAGATTAAACACCTCTTCACAGACTTCATTTTCACATCCACAAACATGAGGTTCTCATCTTTGTGATGAGAACCTCATCACAAAAAGTTACAAATATTCACTACTGCTCAAAGGTCAAGACATTTTATTATGTCTgttataaaatgtgaaacaggtatttattttatttttattttattttatttttttttgagataCAATAATGTGACTAACCTGTACATGGTGAAGAGGGAAGGGATGTTATAGTCTCTGAGCAGCAAAAGGGTAGGCAGCCAACCTTCTACCAGACCCTGGTTAGCGTGGAACCCtgggtaaaaaaacaaacaaacaaacacataaaaaggcaaaacaactCACCATCAGCTTTTGATGTAAATCCTGTTAAATCGTAATTGGTGCATTGAAGCATGTGGCCACACCTTGTTCCatcagaagacactgagactaAAAAGCACTCGAGTCGTCTGTTTTTTGTCACAACCCCTCTCATGCAGACTGATGGAGGGaaagacaggtttttttttccctctgtgagGTGAAGATCGAATGGATTATACTTGATTAGTCTCCAGCTGGCCTTGTCTTTCTCTTGTTAGCTAGAATACATTTCCTTCTGGACGTgtcatttacagtgttttgcATTCTGGCTAATTTTCATGCAATATGACAAAGTTAATCTTGCTCCCAACAGGTTGAcctcgtttaaaaaaaaattaaaaaaaaacttgacttcATTTGCTCCAActcacatacacagagacaatCCAGTGCAGCAGTCTGGCTATATTTAAGCTGGGTTGAGTACATAATCCTGCAGCACATTAACTGACAGATTTCACTTTCCCATGACTGTGGTTTATAATATCagtagtatgttttttttttctgagcagcAGGGTAGTGTGGTGAATAGCTCGCGCTTCGACCAGATGACCGAGGTTCAAGCCACCATGGCAGCAAACACTGTAAATCCATCCGGTTTACGTGTCCCTCGGCTGAGACAAAACCGGGAGAGCAGCAAACAGAGAATTTCACTACGCTGATCAATAAAGTCTCGCACTATTAGTCTGTCCAAGAGTAAGATGTAACCACAGATTAAAATTTAATCAGCTTTCAGAAAAAGTATGCAAATGAGAAATATGAAAGCAAGCCATGAATTTATTAAAGCTTCAGCTGTTGTGCAATGTGCATACTGGGGTGTATACTGGATATGTCTTTGTTGGAGGGGCTATGAACATGCCACAGAGGCTAGAGAATTGTTAGGCCCGTGATACTGGCACACAGATGGTATCAGGTTATCCACAGCCTGCCACATCTTTCCAGGGAACTCAAACTGCAGAAAGAGAGgattttgatttgaataatgGATGCTATGATACGAACATCCCCGAGGTTACACTTCTCATCACGGTAAAACATTTAACAGGGAGTAAGTGTTTATGCGTTTAGACTTTCAGGAGATAAGGTGGCAAAGAGATGTTTCAGTGTGACTGTTAATGACTGAAATAATTGCTTTGCACCAATGGAACTTTGGGTTATATGGTAGATAAAGTTGTTGTTATTGATAGTAGAATGACTTTGTTCCCCGgtctgaaaaaatacattttagaaatatgAAGATCCGGTTTAGTTCATGAATAACAAAAAGCTGTctggatgatgtgtttgtgtttttgaggcTCCTGTTTTCAGTGGGTCTATTTCTGTGTGGATGACATTATTTTAGCCCACATCCATCCCCTATGTGAGAGCTGACAGCTGACTTCATCCTTGCTCTCCTATTCTCTATGGTCAAGCCtccctgtttcctctgtttatctgtttttcaCTGCTCTTCTTGTAGCCTTCCCgcttctcattctctttttgtttctgactttcacacacacacacacacacacacacacacacacacaccttcctttTTATTAATTCTGTCATGCTGCCTGCTCCCCTATCAGTGTTATAATGCAGTGCTCTGCCAGGCACTCACGCAGTTTACTTGCAGGATGATTGATTCATGTATATATAGCTCCAGTGGAGCCTGCAGTGATTGCAGTGACAACTGAGCCAGGGGTTATGGGTGCAGTTGGGTTGGGGCTTTACTGCTGCTTTGCAGGTTAAAGGGTCAGAGAACTGATTCAGTGCAAGAGCTTAGGAGGTGTAGGGTTTTATTGCCACTTTAATGAGGTAGTTGTCTGTGACGACGGACAATTGGATAGAAAGTTGAtgccatacatttttttttttcaagtgggGAAAAAGTTGTAGTTGCCTTTGATTTGTTTGCCAAATGTATTAACTATATCCATAATTCAGAGAGAAAGGTTTTATTAGGTCAGAATATTGTATGTCCTCCGACTGAAAACAGGACAGGGAAGGAGAGGTTGGTTTAAATCAGTGATTTTGAACATGACTATGGCATGCAGTGTGCGCCTGAGTGAATCTGAGGGGCTGGACTGACACTCCCCTTTCAAAAGGACAGCTTACCGACATTATGCTGAGTCCAGCAATCAGAAGCCAAACTCTTTCCCAGCTGCTCCCATTAATTACCCAAATCCCCAATAAAAGCCTGGCACTGATGAATAGGCCAGTTCTAGTGAATTATATATCTCCTACTTGCTCTGTTCTCTGAAAGAGTTTATTGTCAGACAGGCACGACGGGAGAGAAGTCACTGGTTCTCTGAGACAGCTGACCACTTAAACTGAgctgtttctatttttagctGCAGTGATGATTATGTTCATTGTTGGTTGATTTAAAAGCAATTTGGGATGAAAGACTCCTTTCAACCAGACCTATGTCAAAATTTTAGCGTTTGTACAATCATGTCTCCAGGATGGCATGATGTTGTATGTACATACCAGGATGAAATCCGACCAGCAGATCTGGCTTggctgcttcctctctctccaccagctcctcccAGAACTGGTGGTAGAGCCCCTTGTAGGCACTGATGTAGACCCTCTGCTTGGGACCAGATGCCCTGAGAGGAGGCCTCATGATGGGGCCGTCCACCACTTCTGGTCCCACCATGACTATCTCTATGCCCTGGTGTCCAGGGAACATGTTGTTCAGCTCATCATAATCAGTTAGTCTAGCGCCCATGGTCTCATTGTGGGATGCCCCTGCTAGGTGAATAGTGAGGGGTTTAGTGTATGGATCAAGGCCAAAGCGCTGAATGGCCGTCCCAACTGTGAGAACTCGAGAGAGGAACTCGCTCTGAATCCGCCATAAAGACTGTCGCAGGTCAGCGTCATCTGGCCGTGCCCTGCTGGCATTTTTCCAAAGGTTTGCCATGTTGGTACCAGACAAAATACTGTCCAGACGTGGCGTGAGGTCCCCCTGCATAGGGAGCCAGTCGTCCCAGTTCCTCACCTCAGCGGCTGACTTGGACCACTTCTCAGTGGGGAATGGGAGGTCACCTGTGTGGGTGGTAGAGCATTTATGATACTGAAGACATAGATAAATGTGATAACTTCGTTTGAAAAGCAAAGGCTGAGGAactttaattaaattcaaaatcacacCAGTATTGCACTGCgactttctgtcattttttgacTCTCGGGCATTTAATTTCTGCAGCTCAGCTTTAAAATATACCATCTCATTAATGCAACTTCTCTGTTCTGGGAACTCAAATGGCTATTAAGGCATTTCAATTTAAACAGCATCCCCTTTTCATTTCTCACCAGTGAACACCAGCCACTCCACTAGTCTGTCAATGGCCACCAGACGCAGCAGCTTGCAGACCTTTTTATGCTGAGGCCAGTCTTTTCTCTGACAGTCCTTGGTGCAGTAGTACACATTCAAGCACCTGTGAGGGGGGGCGACACAGGAGATGGAAAGAAACTATGAAAGGCATGGAAGATTAACAAGAGGGACTACTTTAATCGGCAAAGTTGTATAGTGTCCAATTCATATCCCCAAACTATAACTTATTTTGCACttgaattagttttttttagtgataattagcattttaacatgctaCACTAAGATGTtgagcatggtaaacattatacctgctaaaaatCAACATGCTAGCAATGTCGTGAGCCTATTATCATCTTCATGTTAGCGTTTAGGTCAAAGTACTGCTGTACCCGAGTATAATCCTAGGTAAAATCCTCTGGGGTTACATTACTTGTAACATATATCACGATAGATTCTTTATTATTAGAATGCTTTGTTTGTGCCAGGATGTAAATAGCATCTTACATTAATCCAGAAGCCATCTTTATATTTGACTTCTCGTACGGTGGTAAACTCATGACACTGAAGAGGAATTCTGTCCTTCTTTAGATGACAGCTGGCGAAAACATCCGTGACTGGCATAAGTTGGAATTTATTACTGATTATACGAACTCTTTGTATGAACTGTATGTGGGCTTTTGTGTTGTCGCACCGTTTAGGTGGTGATGTAATGTGTCAGATTCAAGGTCTGACAGCCAGGGCCAGTTGGTGCAGTGGGAGACTATATTACTTTGCATTGCAATCATTTGCAAGCCTTAGAGGCACccacatttacataaaatcaTTTATCAGCCAACCTGTTCTTGCGTGAAGGCCACTAGGGCGTACTAATTCTCCAAAAGAGGCATACAAGTGGacaaatgaatcaaaacaaGGTGAGAAAACAGAGTTGGCTGTGAAAGGTAAAATATGCAACACTTTAGCAGAGATACCTAAGCGTTAATAGTAAGAAATAGAGCAAAATTAATCAGAATGAGAATTAAGAATGTAATGGAAGTCACAAGTGGGGACTGTTGGACTATTGCTTTAATTCTCAGATGTCAGAGGTCTGGAGAGTTTTACTTGTATCAgcaattctgttttttgtctgctgCTACTGGTGACTTTTCTGAGAGAGCAGTAGCAGCTGGGAATTTCAGAGGAATGCACATACATGAcagcgtgtgtgagtgtgtgtgaaccagagagagagagagcaatagAAAAGCAGAGAGCCAGAACAAAAatgaggcacaaaaacaaagaggcaCTTGTGAATATGCAGCATAATGTCCCACTCCTTACTCTCAATTAACTCGTTTGAAATgcactttgttgtgttgtgacATTATAAACGACATTAAACTTCTCTTAATAAGCTATAGAGTTGCAGAGAGATGAATCACAGTCAGGGGACTTAGCTATATTTGCTACTGGCCATTTTCCACCTCTGGAGAGCTGTCCACACCTTGGTGGCCTATCATTCTGCCGATGATGGCAACGGCAATGGCAACGGGTAATACTTCACACATGACAGCTATTGGGCAACAGTGTCAGAACAATGTCCTTACAGGATGATGATTGAGCTGAAAAGAGAACGGTGTAGGTTTCAGTCGCctaaaatattctgattgtCAACACTGATTAATGTTAATGAGTGGTAATGCTGGAATAGTGTAGTTCATGCACCACATACCGCCTATTAAAGTGTACACATCGATGATCACAAGTATCACCCTTCAGTTGTGGCTTTGCACTCACTTTACACAACGTTTCAGGGTCTGTCCCTCGCTGAGATGCTCTGGGAGTTTGTTGCAGCCGGTGCAGAACTTAAAGGTCTCCTCCATCTTCTGGAACATCTCCTTGTAGTTGCAGAAGGAGATTCCTTTAGCCTTTCCCTCGATGGCAGCCCTTGTTAGTGAACGTTGTGAGAGTTTGGGACAAATGAAGTCGTGAAGTGCAACTATATGAAAAAGTAACCAGTCGTTTATATCATGTATGGCATATTAACGAATCACAGTCTTGGTGTTATGAAAATGCAACAAGAAACTTGGCTGAGTAATGAGTACATCATCAGTTTTATGAATGGCTGTTAATATCAGTTTTTACCTGTACTCTCCATAGTCCTTCATGTTGAGCTTGTTGAGAATCACCCTAGAGAGCCCAGGCACGCTGCAGTCCAGAGAGTAAAAGCCAGACTGGTCGGAAAAGACGCTATCAGTCCCTGGAGTGTAGGACTGATGGAGTGCTGGGGTCTGAAACGCCATGTTGTGGCCTTCGCTTTTCACTAGCAGAAGAAttatgcatgaaaaaaaaacagaacatttaatttacttttatattGTATTGAACATATATCAATTGTTTTGGCCTGTTTCAGAGGGTGAACAGGCATTTAAACAGTAACTTAACACCTTtttgaaaatcttgttttcgtTGACTCCCGTGGTTTCAACTTGTCACCTCGCTGCAGTGATACGCAGGTGTACTCCAGGACATCATGAGAGCACTACTGGTTTTCGTTTACTGGTGCAGCAAAACATGCCTCTGACTACACCCATTAGTGGTGCTGGATGTGGTCAGAGCTTTACAAAACTGCCAATTTTGAACCTAGCTCAGCTTTTACCGTGCCGTAACTCGATGTCATCTACTAGTGCCCTGCGCTGGCAATTGCTGGAATATATCACTCAAACTGGACCCGTTACCTGGAACAAAACGCCCCGCACCAGTTGAACCCCCTTTGAAGTTCTAAAACATCAAATCAATTCGTTTACAAGTCTTTGTGTGCTCACTGACGGATACAAAGCAGAGTCAGTGGGTTGTGAGGGACAGGGAACTCCCACAAGGTCAGActgacaaatgagaaaaaacagagctgGAATATAGACTTTAGTGAGAGGACAtacagcacagagacacagaggtaTTTGTACCATGCACCCTGACAACCAAGTAACACAAAGCACTCTGCTTTTGGATGACTCCAGACAAGGTCTTGAAATGCTACTCTTGATAATGCATCACGGCTGCCTGGACCCACAAAAGCTATTTCATAACCGATGATAGCATTTTAAGAAACACACAGTTATAGACAAGTACACAAAGTAAGGCTCTCCAGATTGTCAAGAATGACTTTTTCAAGGATATGAGATTTGTACCAGGTAGCAGTGAAATGGGCTATACATAAACAGAGACAGTATAGATTCCTTCCTATCATACATTGTGTTAATCTCAAGGCAGACATAGGTATCTTTTTCAACATAGATACAAAGGTGTAAAGTAGACCAGGCTTGCCTTTGTGCTTCAAAACACACCATCTTGCACACAGATGCACTCTAGCCTGATGCCCTGATGACAGAAACGGTCACGACAAGAGGATCACCCAAATCTCAGACAAGCAGAGGCTGTATTAGGCATGTTCCTCGACCTGCGTCACAAGTGCCTCTGGCCTTGACAGAAAAACCTCCATCTCTGCAACTCTTGCCTCCCCATACTTGCATGTCATATGATTTATTTACTTGGCTTGACACGAGCGAAAATAAGAGGGGAAAGAAATGTGATCATCTGGTGGTGGAGGCACACATCTCTCTGTACCTCACATGCCTCTTTCAGCGTTCCTGTCGATTTTCCTGGAAACTAACATCcaagagttagttgt
Protein-coding regions in this window:
- the LOC120794410 gene encoding putative protein MSS51 homolog, mitochondrial isoform X1; translation: MAFQTPALHQSYTPGTDSVFSDQSGFYSLDCSVPGLSRVILNKLNMKDYGEYRAAIEGKAKGISFCNYKEMFQKMEETFKFCTGCNKLPEHLSEGQTLKRCVKCLNVYYCTKDCQRKDWPQHKKVCKLLRLVAIDRLVEWLVFTGDLPFPTEKWSKSAAEVRNWDDWLPMQGDLTPRLDSILSGTNMANLWKNASRARPDDADLRQSLWRIQSEFLSRVLTVGTAIQRFGLDPYTKPLTIHLAGASHNETMGARLTDYDELNNMFPGHQGIEIVMVGPEVVDGPIMRPPLRASGPKQRVYISAYKGLYHQFWEELVEREEAAKPDLLVGFHPGFHANQGLVEGWLPTLLLLRDYNIPSLFTMYSEMELKYSLQILLELEVHIRDSGPNPFTSQKPEQVQACPNKTPAYCNSHYICFQGLLPREDFQEPAVAGL
- the LOC120794410 gene encoding putative protein MSS51 homolog, mitochondrial isoform X2, with translation MAFQTPALHQSYTPGTDSVFSDQSGFYSLDCSVPGLSRVILNKLNMKDYGEYRAAIEGKAKGISFCNYKEMFQKMEETFKFCTGCNKLPEHLSEGQTLKRCVKCLNVYYCTKDCQRKDWPQHKKVCKLLRLVAIDRLVEWLVFTGDLPFPTEKWSKSAAEVRNWDDWLPMQGDLTPRLDSILSGTNMANLWKNASRARPDDADLRQSLWRIQSEFLSRVLTVGTAIQRFGLDPYTKPLTIHLAGASHNETMGARLTDYDELNNMFPGHQGIEIVMVGPEVVDGPIMRPPLRASGPKQRVYISAYKGLYHQFWEELVEREEAAKPDLLVGFHPGFHANQGLVEGWLPTLLLLRDYNIPSLFTMYSEMELKYSLQILLELEVHIRDSGPNPFTSQKPEQVQACPNKTPAYCNSHYICFQGLLPREDFQEPGPDN